A stretch of Henckelia pumila isolate YLH828 chromosome 4, ASM3356847v2, whole genome shotgun sequence DNA encodes these proteins:
- the LOC140860701 gene encoding uncharacterized protein: MQTRSHVTRNTEGGRELPPPNHPPPNHPPQEEFLITPNALKSMLEEAASRAVAEAMTHFLAAQQHNLENNPNVNGELPPPQHQERRRTLEEEVGTNRVPNPSARRETVLHEEEVNSHGPVRPGIRTEERGESDLAILPARRSPFTTVILAEVLTAGVKIASLPEYDGSGDPQDHLDRFYAKADLYDFSDAAYCKIFRTTLTNRALAWFIKLPAGSIASLEQLTQRFLHQFSINQKYPKTASYLFSVVQKEGESLREYVQRFTQAVHEVPHVNHDLLAGIMQQNLRHRKFKKSIAGKPPSTLEELLERAEKYIRIEETIEPRYLGKRKREEEKPREGRKEEKRGFQGPRLQQVPLNARLTDILVVAENQGLLQPPRPMKDNPKRLKSDKYCHFHKDKGHFTEDCYSLRTEIEKLIKRGYLKDFVSKSHHQQRDNKTYEDRRNREPPKNHEKQGKHNGDFHENMPTEGVIAVITGGPACGDSNRARKTLLRNASRGNHCPHPNQAQVVCEISKISKEMTFTESDREYPLVEHNDALVVSATISNFWVKKMLVDSGSSVDIIFLNAFVKMEIDNAQLTPISTPLVGFYGEVVEALGEITLPLSLGSYPRRVTKMVKFLVVNASSAYNVILGRPSLNVFQAIGSTYHMKLKFPTSEGVGEAVGDSRLARECHANILRDPANCKKRSRVDEISTQKRRHPQTDEPKNDRIHTIDSEVEKVKHLEATEALKRIEITPGSPGRTLKIGTEMTAEVEQMITTFLRKNSDVFAWEGEPLPGIPHEYALHQLNVDPRIKPVKQKKRSFGAEKNKHITVEVEKLVKTKYIRPVSYPEWLANVVLVPKTGGKWRLCIDFTDLNKACPKDLFPLPRIDLLVDSTAGCELLSFLDAYQGYNQIGLAPEDQEKASFITDQDIYCYEVMPFGLKNAGATYQRLVNKMFEKLIGRSMEVYIDDMLIKSVITLKHVEDLKECFEILRKYKMKLNPEKCAFGVRGGKFLGYMVSQRGIEANPEKIKAILSMVPPKSIKRMQELAGRMAALNRFISRSADRGLPFFKVLRQGKGFRWTKECQHAFEDLKKYLAASPLLVKPRDGDTLLLYLAISIESISAVLTVDREREHKPVYYISKVLQGAELRYTNIEKLALALVVAGRKLRPYFLSHQVVALTNHPLKRILSSPETSGRMTKWAVELSEYGIEYQPRPAIKAQVLADFIVEMETNGAGVSAPTWAIHVDGSSTSGGSGAGVLVESPQGDQFQYAIKFQFPTSNNEAEYEALIMGIELALAAGAGKLIAYSDSQLIVNQVQGNYEAKEDSMKEYLSKVKDLLVRLENFEIKQIPRAENEIADQLAKFGSSATGISSRTITFITCDKKGIGTGSLNILCANQGEPSWKDEIIKYLSEGERPPEQDKARKLRVRAARFTLIDRELYKRGYSQPYLKCLAPAQADYVLKEIHEGICGNHLGGKALAGKALRQGYFWPTMKQYALELVKRCRPCQEHANIQHLLATPLQPLESPLPFAQWGVDLVGPFPLAAGQRKFFIVAVDYFTKWVEAEPLAKISEKELREWCLGLSIQQFFTSVGHPQANGQTEVTNRTILQHIKTRIGEAKEKWVDELPSVLWAYRTTPRSSTGESPFSLAYGAEAIAPAKIGEESLRIKYYNAEGNEQDLRASLDLIEELREGAAVRATGHRARMSRAYDH; this comes from the exons ATGCAAACGCGATCACATGTCACCCGTAACACTGAAGGTGGACGGGAGCTCCCGCCTCCTAACCACCCGCCTCCTAACCACCCACCGCAAGAGGAGTTTCTGATCACCCCAAATGCCTTGAAATCCATGTTGGAGGAAGCTGCCTCACGTGCGGTCGCGGAGGCCATGACACATTTTTTGGCAGCGCAACAGCATAACTTGGAAAACAATCCAAATGTAAATGGTGAATTGCCTCCTCCTCAACACCAAGAAAGGAGACGCACACTAGAAGAAGAAGTTGGAACGAACAGGGTACCAAACCCCAGTGCAAGAAGGGAAACAGTGCTCCATGAGGAGGAGGTAAATAGCCACGGGCCCGTGCGCCCCGGAATTCGGACCGAGGAGAGAGGAGAAAGTGATCTAGCAATCTTACCGGCCCGGCGTAGCCCATTCACTACTGTTATCTTAGCCGAGGTACTGACAGCTGGAGTGAAGATAGCAAGTCTGCCAGAGTACGATGGTTCAGGAGATCCTCAGGATCATCTCGACAGGTTTTATGCAAAAGCCGATCTATATGACTTCAGTGATGCCGCGTACTGCAAAATCTTCCGGACTACGCTGACTAATCGCGCACTGGCGTGGTTCATTAAACTCCCAGCAGGAAGCATTGCAAGCCTGGAACAACTTACTCAGCGTTTTCTTCATCAGTTCTCCATTAATCAAAAATACCCTAAGACTGCATCATACCTATTCTCGGTTGTGCAAAAAGAAGGAGAGAGCTTGAGAGAGTATGTGCAACGTTTCACTCAGGCTGTTCACGAAGTCCCACATGTAAATCATGATCTCTTGGCAGGAATTATGCAACAAAACCTCCGTCATCGAAAGTTTAAGAAATCCATAGCGGGAAAACCCCCAAGCACCTTGGAAGAATTACTGGAAAGAGCCGAGAAGTATATACGCATTGAGGAGACTATTGAACCACGATATTTagggaaaagaaaaagagaagaagaaaaacCAAGAGAAGgccgaaaagaagagaaacgaGGATTCCAAGGCCCTCGTCTTCAGCAGGTACCCCTAAATGCACGCTTGACTGATATATTGGTGGTTGCGGAAAATCAAGGTTTGCTGCAACCTCCGAGGCCAATGAAAGACAACCCAAAGCGACTGAAATCTGACAAGTATTGCCACTTTCACAAAGACAAAGGACATTTTACCGAAGACTGTTATAGTTTGAGAACAGAAATAGAGAAGCTAATCAAACGTGGCTATTTAAAAGACTTCGTGAGTAAGTCTCACCACCAACAACGAGACAACAAGACTTATGAAGACCGCCGAAACAGAGAACCCCCAAAGAATCATGAGAAGCAAGGAAAGCATAATGGAGATTTCCATGAGAACATGCCGACTGAAGGGGTTATCGCTGTTATAACCGGGGGACCAGCTTGCGGAGATTCAAATAGAGCAAGGAAGACTCTTTTGCGTAATGCTTCTAGGGGGAATCACTGTCCTCACCCTAACCAAGCCCAAGTCGTGTGTGAAATATCGAAAATATCAAAAGAAATGACATTCACTGAGTCAGATAGGGAATACCCTTTAGTTGAGCACAATGACGCATTGGTTGTCTCCGCTACAATATCCAACTTCTGGGTGAAAAAGATGCTGGTTGACTCAGGCAGTTCAGTAGATATCATTTTTCTTAATGCATTTGTTAAAATGGAGATAGACAATGCACAGCTAACGCCCATCAGCACCCCTTTAGTTGGATTTTATGGAGAAGTAGTGGAAGCACTAGGAGAGATCACTCTTCCTCTCTCGCTAGGATCGTATCCGAGAAGAGTTACAAAAATGGTAAAGTTCTTGGTAGTAAATGCATCCTCTGCATATAACGTGATACTGGGGCGCCCGAGTCTAAATGTTTTCCAAGCCATAGGATCAACCTATCATATGAAGTTGAAGTTTCCAACGTCAGAAGGAGTTGGAGAGGCTGTTGGTGATAGCAGGTTGGCTCGGGAGTGTCATGCTAACATCCTGCGAGACCCAGCCAATTGCAAGAAAAGGTCAAGGGTGGACGAGATATCAACTCAGAAGAGAAGGCATCCACAGACAGATGAGCCCAAAAATGATAGAATACATACTATCGATAGTGAAGTCGAGAAAGTAAAACACTTAGAGGCAACCGAAGCGCTCAAAAGAATAGAGATAACTCCAGGAAGTCCCGGTAGAACTCTTAAGATTGGAACGGAGATGACTGCTGAAGTAGAACAGATGATAACAACGTTCCTCAGGAAAAATTCAGATGTATTTGCCTGGGAAGGTGAACCCTTACCAGGAATACCTCATGAGTATGCCCTCCATCAACTTAATGTGGACCCCAGGATAAAGCCAGTAAAGCAAAAGAAACGATCTTTTGGAGCAGAAAAGAACAAACATATTACGGTCGAAGTAGAAAAACTGGTGAAGACCAAATATATCAGGCCAGTCTCCTATCCCGAATGGCTAGCAAATGTGGTGCTTGTTCCCAAAACCGGAGGTAAGTGGCGTCTATGCATAGACTTCACCGATTTAAACAAGGCTTGCCCCAAAGATCTCTTTCCCTTGCCACGAATCGACTTGTTGGTTGATTCCACCGCCGGATGTGAGTTGCTCAGTTTTTTGGATGCTTACCAAGGGTATAATCAGATAGGGTTAGCTcctgaagatcaagaaaaagcAAGCTTCATTACTGATCAAGATATCTATTGCTATGAAGTAATGCCTTTTGGATTGAAAAATGCTGGGGCCACGTATCAAAGATTGGTAAACAAAATGTTCGAGAAATTGATCGGGCGGAGTATGGAGGTCTATATCGATGATATGTTGATAAAAAGCGTTATAACTCTCAAGCATGTGGAAGATCTCAAAGAATGTTTTGAGATATTGAGGAAATACAAAATGAAGTTAAACCCCGAAAAATGTGCTTTTGGGGTTCGAGGAGGAAAATTCTTAGGATACATGGTTTCCCAGCGAGGAATAGAGGCGAACCCTGAGAAAATTAAAGCAATCCTAAGCATGGTGCCCCCCAAGAGCATAAAAAGGATGCAGGAGTTAGCAGGAAGGATGGCCGCCTTGAACCGTTTTATTTCCAGATCGGCTGACAGAGGGTTGCCATTCTTCAAAGTCCTAAGGCAGGGAAAAGGTTTTCGTTGGACCAAAGAATGTCAGCATGCTTTCGAAGACTTAAAAAAGTACTTAGCAGCATCACCATTGCTCGTGAAACCAAGAGACGGAGATACCCTTTTACTCTACTTGGCAATATCGATTGAATCAATCAGCGCAGTTCTGACGGTGGATAGGGAACGAGAACATAAACCCGTGTACTACATAAGCAAAGTACTGCAAGGCGCCGAGCTCCGATACACTAACATCGAGAAGTTGGCCTTAGCATTAGTAGTGGCAGGAAGAAAGCTGCGTCCCTACTTTTTATCCCACCAGGTGGTCGCACTAACAAATCACCCTTTGAAGAGAATATTGTCCAGCCCAGAGACATCTGGAAGGATGACCAAATGGGCCGTCGAGCTAAGTGAGTATGGGATTGAATATCAGCCGCGCCCCGCCATTAAAGCACAAGTTCTAGCAGACTTCATAGTAGAAATGGAAACCAATGGCGCAGGAGTTTCAGCTCCCACTTGGGCAATCCACGTAGATGGATCCTCCACGTCTGGAGGGAGTGGAGCAGGAGTGTTAGTAGAGAGTCCACAAGGAGATCAGTTCCAATACGCCATCAAATTTCAGTTTCCAACATCAAACAATGAAGCAGAATACGAAGCACTTATCATGGGAATAGAACTGGCTTTAGCGGCAGGGGCTGGAAAGCTGATCGCCTATAGCGATTCACAACTCATAGTCAATCAAGTTCAAGGGAACTATGAAGCCAAAGAAGATAGTATGAAGGAGTACTTATCAAAAGTGAAGGACCTTCTTGTTCGTTTagagaattttgaaatcaaacaAATTCCTCGAGCTGAAAATGAAATAGCAGATCAACTGGCCAAATTCGGCAGCTCCGCGACAGGAATTAGTAGCAGGACAATTACGTTCATCACGTGTGATAAAAAGGGAATAGGAACTGGAAGTCTTAACATCTTGTGTGCAAATCAGGGTGAGCCAAGTTGGAAGGATGAAATCATCAAGTACCTGTCAGAAGGAGAACGCCCCCCAGAGCAGGACAAAGCAAGAAAGCTTAGGGTAAGAGCCGCTCGATTCACTTTAATAGACAGAGAACTGTACAAGAGGGGGTACTCTCAGCCATACTTGAAATGTCTTGCACCTGCTCAGGCAGACTACGTACTCAAGGAAATCCACGAAGGAATTTGTGGAAACCATTTGGGAGGCAAAGCGTTGGCTGGAAAAGCACTCCGACAAGGATACTTTTGGCCTACAATGAAGCAATATGCGCTCGAGCTAGTAAAACGATGTAGGCCGTGTCAAGAACATGCTAATATTCAGCATCTACTAGCTACACCGCTTCAACCACTCGAAAGCCCATTGCCTTTTGCTCAATGGGGAGTGGACCTAGTAGGGCCTTTTCCTCTTGCTGCAGGGCAAAGAAAGTTTTTCATCGTAGCTGTCGACTACTTTACTAAATGGGTCGAAGCAGAGCCACTTGCAAAAATTTCTGAGAAAGAG TTGAGGGAATGGTGCCTAGGACTGTCCATCCAACAATTCTTCACTTCCGTCGGGCATCCACAAGCCAACGGACAGACCGAAGTAACCAATCGAACTATCCTGCAACATATCAAGACTCGAATTGGGGAGGCCAAGGAAAAATGGGTTGACGAACTACCCAGTGTCCTGTGGGCATACAGGACCACTCCGCGAAGCTCGACAGGAGAATCTCCGTTCAGCCTGGCTTATGGGGCCGAAGCCATTGCCCCTGCAAAAATCGGAGAAGAatcactaaggataaaatattacaaTGCAGAGGGAAACGAGCAGGATTTACGGGCATCTCTAGACCTTATTGAGGAGCTTAGAGAAGGGGCAGCAGTACGAGCCACAGGGCACAGAGCACGGATGTCAAGGGCATATGACCACTGA